From Anopheles coluzzii chromosome 3, AcolN3, whole genome shotgun sequence, the proteins below share one genomic window:
- the LOC120955395 gene encoding uncharacterized protein LOC120955395, translating to MTDHTQTATDPARIYLTAEEILAEKIYLCSFDNCFALLNNLANLQMHLTKHHKAPAENLQFLCNANKTEPKLFFCPIASCPYFQTATECTNGARSFSSLRSLKQHFLKVHGERKHGCEACGKSFATESFLRHHRLSCGRKFVCEHCSYTYGSREALLTHAKRKQHGYEALLLAKKSTNPKKATKQKPAKKCVTTSTQTLQERMGEHRATQTCDLVKIPAIEPREENSSIPPVQQLSSKPETVENSCNTNAILGSHVADSVEPLAPVVCTETQTDFIDFMFSGSDNRHDPLLSYAHMYTQTYDDPGLLTADLGLSTTETQTSWNESGETFGDYLVSTETQTNFDIDSFDCSSSNCTADRTSPGNCKQTQMPEPMQAEFHLLRGADFLSDIGDSIDGHASVHAAGS from the coding sequence ATGACCgaccacacacagacagcaaCCGATCCGGCAAGGATATATCTAACGGCGGAGGAAATTTTGGCGGAAAAGATTTACCTCTGCTCGTTCGACAACTGCTTCGCACTGTTGAACAACTTGGCAAACCTGCAGATGCACCTAACCAAACATCACAAAGCACCGGCGGAAAATCTACAGTTCCTGTGCAATGCCAACAAGACGGAGCCCAAACTGTTCTTCTGCCCCATCGCCAGCTGCCCATACTTCCAAACGGCCACCGAATGCACAAACGGAGCGCGTAGCTTTAGTTCTCTTCGCTCGCTGAAGCAACACTTCCTGAAGGTGCACGGCGAGCGAAAGCATGGCTGTGAAGCGTGCGGCAAATCGTTCGCGACGGAGAGTTTCCTGCGACACCATCGGTTGTCCTGTGGCCGGAAGTTTGTCTGTGAGCATTGCTCCTACACGTACGGTTCCCGGGAGGCACTGCTAACGCACGCCAAACGGAAGCAACACGGCTACGAAGCGTTGCTTTTGGCGAAGAAATCCACAAACCCCAAGAAAGCGACGAAACAGAAACCCGCCAAGAAGTGCGTTACTACGAGTACGCAAACGTTGCAGGAGCGAATGGGAGAACATCGAGCTACACAAACGTGCGATCTTGTGAAGATTCCTGCCATTGAGCCGAGGGAGGAGAACAGCTCTATACCTCCAGTACAACAGCTTTCGTCGAAACCAGAAACGGTTGAAAATTCCTGCAACACAAACGCAATTCTCGGTTCGCACGTGGCCGACAGCGTGGAACCTTTGGCACCGGTAGTGTGCACCGAAACGCAAACCGACTTCATCGACTTTATGTTTTCCGGCTCGGACAATCGGCACGATCCTCTGCTTTCCTATGCCCACATGTACACCCAAACGTACGACGATCCGGGACTGCTGACGGCTGACCTCGGGCTGTCCACGACCGAAACGCAGACGAGCTGGAACGAGTCGGGCGAAACGTTTGGCGACTATCTGGTATCCACGGAGACGCAAACGAACTTCGATATCGATAGTTTCGATTGCTCGAGTAGCAATTGTACCGCAGATAGAACTAGTCCAGGGAACTGCAAGCAAACGCAGATGCCGGAACCGATGCAGGCTGAGTTTCACTTGCTAAGGGGAGCAGATTTTTTGAGCGATATTGGCGACTCGATCGATGGTCATGCATCCGTTCACGCGGCGGGCTCTTGA
- the LOC120955821 gene encoding serine/threonine-protein kinase RIO1 — MSSGQFDDALDDTTERFDGVQLQEKATSPPASKVNGTAKLTKIEIQDALFGAPIKDEPTATDAQWEEYYDDEESDDDDDFYCYEGGELKRNQQLNLNQSHTNAQTTSQKVSHYQPADVLFKKFTNRINVEKYEGPASLPNHAKNTLIETQRKADSDRLRSKDKQDRATAEQVMDPRTRMILFKLLNRAMITEINGCISTGKEANVYHATAASGRDYAIKIFKTSILTFKDRDKYVTGEYRFRHGYSKHNPRKMVRTWAEKEMRNLVRMKKCDLPVPEPILLRSHVLVMEFIGHDGWPAPKLKDVELSGVKARELYRAAVEMMWTMYNRCKLVHADLSEFNLLYHEGKIVIIDVSQSVEHEHPHALEFLRKDCTNVTDFFRKRDVSTMTVKELFDFITDRGIGAEQVEQRLEEISERIANRSFDEFTEQQKLDEAVFKQIFIPKTLHDVYDAERDAFDKSTDELVYKTITGLDVVEADQKQEGSDSDTETSSEQSEDEEGGKRASNGGVVVVRSKDETPEERKARKKAVKDEKAEKRKTKVKKHIKKRKEKIAGKK; from the coding sequence ATGAGTAGTGGACAGTTTGACGATGCGCTCGATGATACCACAGAACGCTTTGACGGTGTTCAACTGCAGGAGAAAGCTACGTCTCCTCCCGCCAGCAAAGTGAACGGCACAGCGAAGCTGACCAAAATCGAGATTCAAGATGCACTGTTTGGAGCACCGATTAAGGACGAACCGACGGCGACCGACGCGCAGTGGGAAGAGTATTACGACGACGAGGAaagcgatgacgatgatgatttcTACTGCTACGAGGGTGGAGAGCTGAAGCGTAACCAGCAGCTAAACCTGAACCAGTCCCACACGAACGCACAAACTACAAGCCAGAAGGTGTCGCACTATCAGCCCGCCGATGTACTGTTCAAAAAGTTCACCAACCGGATCAACGTGGAAAAGTATGAAGGACCGGCCTCGCTTCCGAACCACGCAAAGAACACGCTGATCGAAACGCAACGCAAAGCAGACAGCGACCGATTGCGCAGCAAGGACAAGCAGGACCGTGCGACGGCCGAGCAGGTGATGGATCCGCGTACGCGCATGATACTGTTCAAGCTGCTGAACCGCGCGATGATTACGGAGATCAACGGGTGCATATCGACCGGGAAGGAAGCGAACGTGTACcacgccaccgccgccagcgGACGGGACTACGCGATCAAGATCTTTAAAACATCCATCCTCACGTTCAAGGATCGGGACAAGTACGTGACGGGAGAGTACCGGTTCCGGCACGGCTACAGCAAGCACAATCCGCGCAAAATGGTACGCACCTGGGCGGAGAAGGAGATGCGCAATCTGGTGCGCATGAAGAAGTGCGATCTGCCCGTCCCCGAGCCGATCCTGCTGCGCAGCCACGTGCTGGTGATGGAGTTCATCGGGCACGACGGATGGCCCGCGCCGAAGCTGAAGGACGTGGAGCTGAGCGGGGTGAAAGCGCGCGAGCTGTACCGGGCCGCGGTCGAGATGATGTGGACGATGTACAACCGCTGCAAGCTGGTGCATGCCGATCTGTCCGAGTTTAATCTGCTGTACCACGAGGGCAAGATCGTCATCATCGATGTGTCGCAGTCGGTCGAGCACGAGCATCCGCATGCGCTGGAGTTTCTGCGCAAAGATTGCACCAACGTGACGGACTTTTTCCGCAAGCGCGATGTGTCGACAATGACGGTGAAGGAACTGTTCGATTTCATCACCGATCGGGGCATCGGGGCAGAACAGGTGGAACAGCGGTTGGAGGAAATCTCGGAACGGATAGCTAATCGTAGCTTTGACGAGTTTACCGAACAGCAGAAGCTGGACGAAGCCGTATTTAAGCAGATTTTCATCCCGAAAACACTGCACGATGTGTACGACGCAGAGCGGGATGCGTTCGACAAGAGTACGGATGAGCTGGTGTACAAAACCATCACCGGGCTGGATGTGGTGGAAGCGGATCAGAAGCAGGAGGGGTCTGATTCGGACACGGAGACAAGCTCGGAGCAGTCGGAGGACGAGGAAGGTGGTAAACGGGCATCGAACGGTGGGGTGGTTGTGGTGCGATCGAAGGATGAAACGCCGGAAGAGCGCAAAGCGCGCAAAAAGGCGGTAAAGGACGAAAAGGCCGAAAAGCGAAAAACGAAGGTGAAAAAGCACATCAAAAAGCGAAAGGAGAAAATTGCTGGTAAAAAGTAA
- the LOC120955822 gene encoding DNA-directed RNA polymerase III subunit RPC8 — MFVLAELKDNVRIAPELFGLKLPEAIKDEINRKLANKVLLNVGLCIALKDIVKLGDSIILPGDGASHTEVNFRYIVFRPMIGDVITGKIRSCSREGVHITLGFFDDILIPPSALQHPSRYEEAEQAWVWEYPLEDGNTHDLYMDIGENIKFRVSGEVFEESSPIGPPDQEVPSSSTGASTSGGAGSSGQESNKTPYRIVAAINESGLGLLSWWVQQAQEEDEEGGEEEEQEEEEQEQDSGGENE, encoded by the exons ATGTTCGTATTGGCCGAGCTGAAGGACAACGTGCGGATAGCGCCGGAGCTGTTTGGTTTGAAGCTACCAGAAGCGATAAAGGATGAAATCAACAGAAAGTTAGCCAATAAG GTCCTCCTAAATGTGGGTCTTTGCATCGCTCTGAAAGACATCGTTAAGCTGGGCGATTCAATCATACTGCCCGGCGATGGCGCTTCCCACACGGAGGTAAACTTCCGCTACATCGTCTTCCGCCCCATGATCGGGGATGTGATCACGGGCAAGATACGCAGCTGCAGCCGGGAAGGCGTCCACATAACGCTTGGCTTTTTCGACGACATTCTCATACCACCGTCCGCCCTGCAGCATCCCTCCCGATACGAGGAGGCGGAACAGGCCTGGGTGTGGGAGTACCCGCTCGAGGACGGTAACACGCACGATCTGTACATGGACATTGGGGAAAACATAAAGTTTCGCGTGTCGGGCGAGGTGTTTGAGGAAAGCTCACCGATTGGACCCCCGGATCAGGAGGTACCGTCCAGTTCGACCGGTGCGAGTACGTCCGGTGGTGCCGGTTCCAGTGGGCAGGAAAGCAATAAGACACCGTACCGTATCGTAGCGGCCATTAACGAGTCCGGTTTGGGGCTGCTGTCCTGGTGGGTACAGCAGGCACAGGAAGAGGACGAGGAGGGCGGCGaagaggaggagcaggaggaggaagagcagGAGCAGGATTCGGGGGGAGAGAATGAATAA